One genomic segment of Allocatelliglobosispora scoriae includes these proteins:
- a CDS encoding acyltransferase domain-containing protein, with translation MDLEEIAARLGVPVAEVDRVHRLAGDRPSAPLPAKADAPAILDRLGVRSDDAAEIMAGWPDPDSPLWTPELRWLLDRSIALVRADLGGHDWLPPGPELQRDHGPAWRHLYVYAFLALVDTVRGYHRDHGIADEVSWSTLADLGRNLAVDRRMRGEGWPVMQSWLTLHARGGLYELGRLQHQRGTTIGLHIPDAGPLTPAAVEASLDEARAFFPRHFPDEHYAEFSCGSWLLDPQLLEYLPADSNIVRFQRRFELDAYEEPEGIDADVEVLRFVFRSLTTPLDQLQCRTVLQRAIVDHLQAGRHWRWRRGTFPV, from the coding sequence GTGGATCTAGAGGAAATCGCTGCCCGGCTCGGCGTACCCGTCGCAGAGGTCGACCGCGTGCACCGGCTCGCCGGGGACCGGCCATCGGCTCCGCTGCCCGCCAAGGCCGACGCGCCCGCGATCCTGGACCGGCTGGGCGTGCGGTCCGACGACGCCGCCGAGATCATGGCGGGCTGGCCCGACCCCGACTCGCCACTGTGGACGCCGGAGCTGCGCTGGCTGCTGGACCGCTCGATCGCCCTGGTCCGCGCCGATCTCGGGGGTCACGACTGGCTGCCGCCCGGCCCGGAGCTGCAGCGCGACCACGGACCGGCCTGGCGGCACCTCTACGTGTACGCGTTCCTGGCCCTCGTCGACACCGTCAGGGGATACCACCGCGATCACGGCATCGCCGACGAGGTGTCGTGGTCGACCCTGGCGGACCTGGGCCGCAACCTCGCGGTCGACCGGCGGATGCGCGGCGAGGGCTGGCCGGTCATGCAGAGCTGGCTGACGCTGCACGCGCGCGGCGGCCTCTACGAGCTGGGCCGCCTGCAGCACCAGCGCGGCACCACCATCGGCCTGCACATCCCCGACGCGGGACCGCTGACCCCGGCGGCGGTCGAGGCGTCGCTCGACGAGGCCCGCGCGTTCTTCCCGCGCCACTTCCCCGACGAGCACTACGCGGAGTTCTCCTGCGGCTCGTGGCTGCTCGACCCGCAGCTGCTGGAGTACCTGCCGGCGGACTCCAACATCGTCCGGTTCCAGCGCAGGTTCGAGCTGGACGCATACGAGGAGCCGGAAGGAATAGACGCCGACGTCGAGGTGCTGCGGTTCGTGTTCCGCAGCCTGACCACGCCGCTCGACCAGCTGCAGTGCCGCACCGTGCTCCAGCGCGCGATCGTCGACCACCTGCAGGCGGGCCGTCACTGGCGCTGGCGCCGCGGCACCTTCCCGGTCTGA
- a CDS encoding maleylpyruvate isomerase family mycothiol-dependent enzyme, with protein MGESELWGMVHAERAALAEGLAGLHDAQWSAGSLCTAFTVREVVAHLTAGARLGPVRWMAGVIRHRFDFDAQNAYRLAQQLGTDHGETLARFRRSITSTTKPPVPVAAILGEVVVHGEDIRRPLGIRRDYPIATLTRVAEYYHRSNMTVPSERRTRGLRLSATDGPFSGGAPDGALVSGGTLALIMAMAGRPGYGAELTGAGAGAIAASA; from the coding sequence ATGGGCGAGTCGGAGCTGTGGGGCATGGTCCATGCGGAGCGGGCGGCACTGGCGGAGGGTCTGGCCGGGCTGCATGACGCGCAGTGGAGCGCCGGATCGCTGTGCACCGCGTTCACGGTCCGCGAGGTCGTCGCCCACCTGACGGCGGGGGCCCGTCTCGGCCCGGTGCGCTGGATGGCGGGTGTGATCCGGCACCGGTTCGACTTCGACGCGCAGAACGCGTACCGGCTCGCGCAGCAGCTCGGGACCGACCACGGCGAGACGCTCGCACGGTTTCGCCGCTCGATCACCAGTACGACCAAGCCGCCGGTGCCCGTCGCCGCGATTCTGGGCGAGGTGGTCGTGCACGGCGAGGACATCCGCCGCCCGCTGGGGATCCGGCGCGACTACCCGATCGCGACCCTGACCCGGGTCGCCGAGTATTACCACCGCTCCAACATGACGGTGCCGAGCGAGCGGCGGACGCGTGGGCTGCGGCTCTCGGCGACCGACGGGCCGTTCTCCGGCGGCGCGCCGGACGGTGCGCTGGTCAGCGGAGGCACGCTCGCCCTGATCATGGCGATGGCGGGACGGCCGGGCTACGGCGCGGAGCTGACGGGTGCGGGCGCGGGGGCCATCGCAGCCTCGGCGTGA
- a CDS encoding nucleoside deaminase yields MTPEEMIGAALAVAEAGLAAGEQPIGAVVVLGDEVVAQAYTQEKASGRRLVHADLLAMTAADHLLGWRRMPHPLRLAVNLEPCVMCLGAAMALGVGEVYFALESPADGAARVAAEWPSHPDAPWFTAPAVIGGIRREESRELFRRYCDSVPDSPMRRWAQTLVNLPQ; encoded by the coding sequence GTGACGCCCGAAGAGATGATCGGTGCCGCGCTGGCGGTCGCCGAAGCCGGCCTCGCCGCCGGAGAGCAGCCGATCGGTGCGGTGGTGGTCCTGGGCGACGAGGTCGTCGCGCAGGCATACACCCAGGAGAAGGCGTCCGGGCGCCGACTGGTCCATGCCGATCTGCTGGCGATGACCGCCGCGGACCACCTGCTGGGCTGGCGCCGCATGCCCCATCCCCTGCGGCTCGCGGTGAATCTCGAACCCTGCGTGATGTGTCTCGGCGCCGCGATGGCCCTCGGCGTCGGCGAGGTCTATTTCGCGCTGGAGTCCCCGGCGGACGGTGCGGCGCGTGTCGCTGCCGAGTGGCCGTCGCATCCGGACGCGCCCTGGTTCACGGCCCCTGCCGTGATCGGTGGCATCCGTCGTGAGGAGAGCCGTGAGCTCTTCCGGCGGTACTGCGACTCCGTGCCGGATTCACCGATGCGCCGCTGGGCGCAGACACTGGTGAACCTGCCGCAGTAA
- a CDS encoding DUF11 domain-containing protein has product MHGGTGTDNMRGDEEGDAVYGEADNDQIFGGDGDDQVHGGDGDDQMRGDSGDDIADGDAGNDLIFGDTGVNILNGGVGDDRLLGGDGDETLNGGDGDDTIGGGPGNDLINGGPGNDDTDGNSGDDEVRGQDGNDILRGSEGVDAIYGAIGDDQIFGGQDNDTQLYGGPGDDLLSGDEGSNVLYGEDGSDIIYGGYDDGDDILYGGNDNDEFHGESGNDTIYGGNGDDTANGDEGDDTLIGEAGNDTLIGDDGTDSADGSAGTDVCDAETEISCELVGADIDVDIDAHPEIGVLVPAIRYTVSAKNRGPFDVTSAVVTTTLPAGKTAINLSPGCVQAGNKITCTFAAIAKGATADRTFRMPLSILGLGPVKVTSVRTASTPDDPHPANDKAVSTCNVISIVLVTCF; this is encoded by the coding sequence ATGCACGGCGGCACCGGCACCGACAACATGCGCGGTGACGAGGAGGGCGACGCCGTCTACGGCGAGGCCGACAATGACCAGATCTTCGGCGGCGACGGCGACGACCAGGTCCACGGCGGCGACGGTGACGACCAGATGCGCGGCGACAGCGGCGACGACATCGCCGACGGGGATGCCGGCAACGATCTGATCTTCGGCGACACCGGCGTCAATATCCTGAACGGAGGCGTCGGCGACGACCGGCTGCTGGGCGGCGACGGCGACGAGACCCTCAACGGCGGCGACGGCGACGACACGATCGGCGGCGGCCCCGGCAACGACCTCATCAACGGCGGCCCCGGCAACGACGACACCGACGGCAACTCCGGCGACGACGAGGTACGCGGGCAGGACGGCAACGACATCCTGCGCGGCAGCGAGGGCGTGGACGCGATCTACGGCGCGATCGGCGACGACCAGATCTTCGGCGGGCAGGACAACGACACCCAGCTCTACGGCGGACCGGGCGACGACCTGCTCAGCGGCGACGAGGGCAGCAACGTCCTCTACGGCGAGGACGGCTCGGACATCATCTACGGCGGCTACGACGACGGAGACGACATCCTCTACGGCGGCAACGACAACGACGAGTTCCACGGCGAGTCCGGCAACGACACGATCTACGGCGGCAACGGCGACGACACCGCGAACGGCGACGAGGGCGACGACACCCTGATCGGCGAAGCCGGCAACGACACGCTGATCGGCGACGACGGCACCGATTCGGCCGACGGCAGCGCCGGCACCGACGTGTGCGACGCCGAGACCGAGATCAGCTGCGAGCTGGTCGGCGCCGACATCGACGTCGACATCGACGCCCATCCCGAGATCGGGGTCCTCGTACCCGCGATCCGCTACACCGTCTCCGCGAAGAACCGCGGGCCCTTCGATGTCACCAGCGCCGTGGTCACCACGACCCTCCCGGCCGGCAAGACCGCGATCAACCTGTCGCCCGGCTGCGTCCAGGCCGGCAACAAGATCACCTGTACCTTCGCGGCGATCGCGAAGGGCGCCACGGCCGACCGGACCTTCCGGATGCCGCTGTCGATCCTCGGGCTCGGACCGGTGAAGGTCACCTCGGTCCGGACGGCGTCGACACCGGACGACCCCCACCCGGCCAACGACAAGGCAGTCTCCACCTGCAACGTCATCTCCATCGTCCTGGTCACCTGCTTCTGA
- a CDS encoding serine hydrolase domain-containing protein, producing the protein MEQGFSEAGLRRVREVLARHVESGRIPGLVALVSRGGRAHVEAIGTMRHDGGPPMRRDTIFRMASTSKPVSVAAAMVLLDECRLRLDDPVEPWLPELADRRVLQRIDGPLEDTVPARRPITVRDLLTSTFGLGMDMTALGTPIMGAVFQQGLTPDLPEPMPEPDEWMRRLGSLPLMHQPGERWQYHISSDLLGVLVARVSGQSFEAFLRERVFGPLGMNDTGFHVPAGKIDRLPPLYAPDPQTGQFHVWDEAQGGRHSRPPAFQGGGGGLSSTVDDYHAYFQMLLNHGMHGTERILSRAAVELITTNRLTPEQQAARHAMATGNVHVSFGQGQHGGWGFGTAVRTYRGDYAPIGQFGWDGGAGTTAYADPHHRITGILLTQVGLSVPEPARLIHDFWTTLYQAADV; encoded by the coding sequence ATGGAACAAGGCTTTTCCGAGGCGGGGCTGCGCAGGGTGCGCGAGGTGCTGGCACGGCATGTGGAGTCCGGGCGGATTCCCGGGCTGGTCGCGCTGGTCAGCAGGGGTGGTCGGGCGCACGTCGAGGCGATCGGGACGATGCGCCATGACGGAGGTCCGCCGATGCGCCGGGACACGATCTTCCGGATGGCATCGACGTCCAAGCCGGTGTCGGTCGCGGCGGCGATGGTGCTGCTGGACGAGTGCCGGCTGCGACTGGACGACCCTGTGGAGCCGTGGCTGCCGGAGCTCGCCGACCGACGGGTCCTCCAGCGGATCGACGGACCGCTGGAGGACACCGTGCCGGCCCGGCGGCCGATCACCGTACGGGACCTGCTGACCTCGACGTTCGGGCTCGGCATGGACATGACGGCGCTGGGCACGCCGATCATGGGAGCGGTCTTCCAGCAGGGGCTCACGCCCGATCTGCCGGAGCCGATGCCCGAGCCGGACGAGTGGATGCGCCGCCTGGGCTCGCTTCCGCTGATGCACCAGCCCGGCGAGCGCTGGCAGTACCACATCAGCAGCGACCTGCTCGGCGTACTCGTGGCGCGGGTCAGCGGCCAGTCGTTCGAGGCGTTCCTCCGAGAACGCGTCTTCGGCCCCCTGGGCATGAACGACACCGGTTTCCACGTACCCGCCGGCAAGATCGACCGGCTGCCTCCCCTCTACGCCCCCGACCCGCAGACCGGGCAGTTCCACGTGTGGGACGAGGCTCAGGGGGGACGCCACAGCCGGCCCCCGGCGTTCCAGGGCGGGGGCGGCGGGCTGTCCTCCACCGTCGACGACTACCACGCCTACTTCCAGATGCTGCTCAACCACGGTATGCACGGGACCGAGCGGATCCTGTCCCGGGCGGCCGTCGAGCTGATCACCACCAACCGCCTCACGCCCGAGCAGCAGGCCGCCCGGCACGCCATGGCCACCGGCAACGTCCACGTGTCGTTCGGTCAGGGGCAGCACGGCGGCTGGGGCTTCGGGACCGCGGTACGCACCTACCGCGGCGACTACGCGCCCATCGGCCAGTTCGGCTGGGACGGCGGTGCCGGCACCACGGCATACGCCGACCCGCACCACCGGATCACCGGGATCCTGCTCACCCAGGTCGGGCTGTCCGTCCCCGAACCGGCGCGACTGATCCACGACTTCTGGACCACGCTCTACCAGGCCGCCGACGTCTGA
- a CDS encoding thiamine pyrophosphate-binding protein yields MSPPHVESVADLVCDMLAEVGVTHVFGVPGGPLLPLLDVLSDRRDIDFVLAKHEEGAVFMAEGFALSTGRLGVACVTAGPGATHALTAAASATSDWAPLLVLSGQVATSSFGLGALQDSSGGNWSLDTVEMFRSATKLSVAAGDPTQVPYLLNRAIRTALTGLPGAVHLSLPSNVLSRPAPATRRPVPPPRDHSLPPMKALAELATAIAAARNPVLLAGQGAKRSRAGSELVALAERTGMRVATTMKGKGVFPEDHPLALGVFGSYGGSPATHGPLLSTDVDLLLVLGSSLGEVSTFGWDPGLVTDRVVGQVDLDPLQLGRVFPVHHGIAGDVRTVVGGLLEILPATADRPLPPRRAAPTAAGLQGRHPVLRASAVAARLSETVPADTTLLVDNGNALCWIGEHFVSRVPSELHCSLNVASMGFSIAAAIGAKIASPHRPVIAVVGDAAFAMGAMEIHTAVEYGTPVIWIVLNNSGNAMVANVQHLLFGRAPGSLYTVAIDAAVIARGLGAQAARVDTLRELDAALAQALSDEAPWLIDVRVDGDEIPWALRGRSEVLRNDFTRPARTAS; encoded by the coding sequence ATGAGCCCTCCCCATGTCGAGTCCGTTGCGGATCTGGTGTGCGACATGCTGGCCGAGGTCGGTGTCACCCACGTCTTCGGCGTGCCCGGCGGCCCGCTCCTGCCGCTGCTGGACGTGCTGAGCGATCGGCGCGACATCGACTTCGTCCTTGCCAAGCATGAGGAAGGCGCCGTCTTCATGGCCGAGGGCTTCGCCCTGTCGACCGGACGGCTCGGCGTCGCCTGCGTCACCGCTGGTCCCGGCGCCACCCATGCGTTGACCGCGGCGGCGAGCGCGACCAGCGACTGGGCACCGCTGCTCGTGCTCAGCGGCCAGGTCGCGACCTCCTCCTTCGGCCTCGGCGCGCTGCAGGACTCCAGCGGCGGCAACTGGAGCCTGGACACGGTCGAGATGTTCCGCTCGGCGACGAAGCTGTCCGTGGCGGCCGGCGACCCGACGCAGGTCCCCTACCTGCTCAACCGCGCGATCCGCACGGCCCTCACCGGCCTGCCCGGCGCGGTGCACCTGAGCCTGCCCAGCAATGTGCTCAGCCGTCCCGCCCCGGCCACCCGCCGACCCGTCCCGCCACCGCGGGACCACTCCCTGCCCCCGATGAAGGCGCTCGCCGAACTCGCCACGGCCATCGCCGCAGCCCGCAACCCGGTGCTCCTGGCCGGGCAGGGCGCCAAGCGCAGCCGGGCCGGGTCGGAGCTGGTCGCGCTCGCCGAGCGGACCGGGATGCGGGTGGCGACCACGATGAAGGGCAAGGGGGTCTTCCCCGAGGACCATCCCCTCGCGCTGGGCGTCTTCGGGAGCTACGGCGGGAGCCCCGCGACGCACGGGCCGCTGCTGTCGACCGACGTCGACCTGCTGCTGGTGCTGGGCAGCAGCCTCGGCGAGGTGTCCACCTTCGGGTGGGACCCCGGGCTCGTCACCGACCGCGTCGTCGGCCAGGTCGACCTCGACCCGCTGCAGCTGGGGCGGGTCTTCCCGGTGCACCACGGCATCGCCGGTGACGTGCGGACCGTCGTCGGCGGTCTGCTGGAGATCCTCCCCGCCACCGCCGACCGTCCGCTGCCGCCCCGCCGGGCGGCTCCGACCGCTGCGGGCCTGCAGGGCCGCCATCCGGTGCTGCGGGCCTCGGCCGTCGCGGCCCGGCTGAGCGAGACCGTGCCCGCCGACACGACGCTGCTCGTCGACAACGGCAACGCGCTGTGCTGGATCGGCGAGCACTTCGTCAGTCGCGTTCCGTCCGAACTCCACTGCTCGCTCAACGTCGCGTCGATGGGCTTCTCGATCGCGGCGGCGATCGGTGCCAAGATCGCGTCACCGCACCGGCCGGTGATCGCGGTCGTCGGCGACGCGGCCTTCGCGATGGGCGCGATGGAGATCCACACCGCCGTGGAGTACGGCACCCCGGTGATCTGGATCGTCCTGAACAACAGTGGCAACGCGATGGTCGCCAACGTCCAGCACCTGCTCTTCGGCCGGGCGCCCGGCTCGCTCTACACCGTGGCGATCGACGCCGCCGTGATCGCCCGCGGGCTCGGTGCGCAAGCGGCCCGGGTCGACACGCTGCGCGAACTCGACGCGGCACTGGCCCAGGCGCTCAGCGACGAAGCGCCCTGGCTCATCGACGTACGGGTGGACGGCGACGAGATCCCCTGGGCGCTGCGAGGGCGGTCGGAGGTTCTCCGCAACGACTTCACCCGACCGGCCCGGACCGCATCCTGA
- a CDS encoding epoxide hydrolase family protein — translation MIPFRLDVPEAELERLRERLRTTRWPEAETVADWSQGVPLAFVRELCAYWADGYDWRATEARLNAVPQFHTRVDGLDIHFLHARSPHDAALPLVLTHGWPGSVVEFLDVIGPLTDPPAFGGDAADAFHVVCPSLPGYGFSAKPTRTGWGIERIADAWATLMSELGHRRYGAAGHDWGTSVSTLLGVRDADHVAGIHLIPPLAPPDPATFDDLTDAERRALLELDRAAADGDGYSFEQRTRPQTIGYGLVDSPAALCAWIVEKFHAWSDRAIDRDRLLDNLMLYWLPGTGASAARLYWESFATVQQWFTAALPEPVPVPAGCSIFARELPRPSRRWAERRFTDIRYWNELDRGGHFAALEEPAAFVDELRSFFRLVRRP, via the coding sequence GTGATCCCTTTTCGGCTGGATGTGCCCGAGGCGGAGCTGGAGCGGCTCCGCGAACGGCTGCGCACGACGCGGTGGCCGGAGGCGGAGACCGTCGCGGACTGGTCCCAGGGCGTGCCGCTGGCGTTCGTCCGCGAACTCTGCGCCTACTGGGCGGACGGCTACGACTGGCGGGCGACCGAGGCGCGCCTCAACGCGGTGCCCCAGTTCCACACCCGCGTCGACGGTCTGGACATCCATTTCCTGCACGCCCGTTCGCCTCACGACGCCGCGCTGCCGCTGGTGCTCACGCATGGCTGGCCCGGGTCGGTGGTGGAGTTCCTCGACGTGATCGGGCCGCTGACCGACCCGCCCGCGTTCGGCGGTGACGCGGCCGACGCCTTCCACGTGGTCTGCCCGTCGCTGCCGGGGTACGGCTTCAGCGCCAAGCCGACGCGAACGGGATGGGGCATCGAGCGGATCGCCGACGCCTGGGCGACCCTGATGTCCGAGCTCGGCCACCGGCGCTACGGTGCCGCCGGACACGACTGGGGCACCAGCGTCAGCACCCTGCTCGGAGTGCGCGACGCCGACCACGTGGCGGGCATCCACCTGATCCCGCCGCTGGCGCCGCCCGACCCGGCGACGTTCGACGACCTCACCGACGCGGAGCGTAGGGCCCTGCTGGAGCTGGACCGGGCCGCCGCCGACGGCGACGGCTACTCCTTCGAGCAGCGCACCCGGCCGCAGACGATCGGCTACGGCCTCGTCGACTCGCCGGCCGCCCTGTGCGCGTGGATCGTCGAGAAGTTCCACGCCTGGTCCGACCGCGCCATCGATCGCGACCGGCTCCTGGACAACCTCATGCTCTACTGGCTGCCCGGCACGGGGGCGTCGGCGGCCCGGCTGTACTGGGAGAGTTTCGCGACGGTCCAGCAGTGGTTCACCGCGGCGCTCCCGGAACCCGTCCCGGTGCCCGCCGGATGCTCGATCTTCGCCCGGGAGCTGCCCCGGCCCTCGCGCCGGTGGGCCGAGCGCCGCTTCACCGACATCCGCTACTGGAACGAACTCGACCGCGGCGGCCACTTCGCCGCTCTGGAGGAGCCGGCGGCGTTCGTCGACGAGCTGCGCTCCTTCTTCCGCCTCGTCCGCCGCCCGTGA
- a CDS encoding LysR family transcriptional regulator, with translation MELRDIEIFLTLAEELHFGRTAERLHLTTARVSQSIKKQERVIGGPLFDRTSRAVSLTSLGKLLRDDLLPAHRQIQRAVDRAAAEARGITGTVRVGYTTPWCADLALQAGRAFSDRYAGCTVLVQEVQFKDMLGPLRRGELDLQLSELPARSPGIADGPVLFREPRALMVPAGHLLARRDSVSLEDLAGVPLIRSDGGLPESLIDLHIPVRTPMGLPIPDGPAYTFWPEIPALVAAGLGASIVAARAARYHARPGIAFVPFRDGPTLDYGVLRLASGQTPPAAAFVELLADLAS, from the coding sequence GTGGAGCTGCGCGACATCGAGATCTTCCTGACCCTCGCCGAGGAGCTGCACTTCGGCCGCACGGCCGAGCGGCTGCACCTCACCACCGCCCGCGTCAGTCAGTCGATCAAGAAGCAGGAGCGGGTCATTGGCGGGCCGCTGTTCGACCGCACCTCCCGCGCGGTCAGCCTCACCTCGCTCGGCAAACTCCTCCGCGACGACCTGCTGCCCGCTCACCGGCAGATCCAGCGGGCCGTCGACCGGGCAGCGGCCGAGGCGCGCGGCATCACCGGCACGGTGCGTGTCGGCTACACCACCCCCTGGTGCGCCGACCTGGCCCTTCAGGCAGGCCGGGCGTTCAGCGACAGGTACGCCGGGTGCACCGTCCTGGTGCAGGAGGTCCAATTCAAGGACATGCTCGGGCCACTGCGCCGCGGTGAACTGGACCTCCAGCTCAGCGAGCTTCCCGCGCGATCTCCCGGCATCGCCGACGGTCCGGTGCTGTTCCGCGAACCCCGGGCGCTGATGGTCCCGGCCGGCCATCTCCTGGCCCGCCGCGACAGCGTGTCGCTGGAGGACCTGGCCGGGGTGCCGCTGATCAGGTCGGACGGAGGGCTGCCGGAGTCGCTCATCGACCTCCACATACCCGTCCGCACCCCGATGGGCCTGCCCATCCCCGACGGGCCGGCCTACACCTTCTGGCCCGAGATTCCGGCCCTGGTCGCTGCAGGTCTCGGTGCCTCGATCGTGGCCGCCCGCGCTGCCCGGTACCACGCCCGGCCAGGCATCGCGTTCGTGCCCTTCCGGGACGGTCCCACCCTCGACTACGGCGTGCTGCGGCTCGCCTCCGGGCAGACGCCGCCGGCCGCGGCATTCGTCGAGCTGCTCGCCGACCTCGCTTCCTGA
- a CDS encoding TIGR03086 family metal-binding protein gives MALPEQPAERHRRIGGDFTEKVAGTGDWDAPSPVPDWTARDVVRHLTEWLPSFLAAGSTVRLPSGPSVDDDPVGAWRTHVDAVQALLDDPATADLSLSNPHIGELPLDRAIDQFYTTDVFLHTWDLARATGQDDRLDPDFCSALLASMEPMDELLRSSGQYGPRVEVPTDADDQAKLIGFIGRDPFWKP, from the coding sequence ATGGCACTGCCCGAACAGCCCGCCGAGCGACACCGCCGGATCGGCGGCGACTTCACCGAGAAGGTCGCGGGGACCGGTGACTGGGACGCGCCCTCCCCCGTTCCCGATTGGACCGCCCGCGATGTGGTCCGGCATCTGACGGAGTGGCTGCCGTCGTTCCTCGCGGCCGGGTCGACGGTCCGGTTGCCGAGCGGCCCGTCGGTGGACGACGATCCGGTGGGCGCCTGGCGAACCCATGTCGACGCGGTCCAGGCGCTGCTGGACGACCCGGCGACGGCGGACCTGAGCCTGTCCAACCCGCACATCGGCGAGCTGCCGCTGGACCGCGCGATCGACCAGTTCTACACGACCGATGTCTTCCTGCACACCTGGGACCTGGCCCGCGCGACCGGCCAGGACGACCGCCTCGATCCTGACTTCTGCAGCGCCCTGCTGGCCAGCATGGAGCCGATGGACGAGCTGCTGCGGTCCTCCGGGCAGTACGGTCCCCGGGTCGAGGTGCCGACCGACGCCGACGACCAGGCGAAGCTGATCGGATTCATCGGCCGCGACCCGTTCTGGAAGCCGTAG
- the cimA gene encoding citramalate synthase gives MTIDGFDIYDTTLRDGSQQEGLTLSVADKLAIARHLDDLGVTYIEGGWPGAVPKDTEFFRRAATELHLRQSLLAGFGATRSPGGRAADDPMLGALRDSGVRAATIVAKSHDRHVHLALRTTPAENLAMIRDTVAHLTAEGIAVFLAAEHFFDAYQANASFALDCVLTAADAGAEVVVLCDTNGGMLPDQITEMVSAVAARTSARLGIHCHDDTGCAVANSLAAVAAGVTHVQGTANGYGERTGNANLFSVIAALELKRHRPVLPPGAIEHLTGTAHAIGAVTGIPPAPRQPYVGSNAFAHKAGLHTSAMKADPALYQHIDPAAVGNGTRILISEMAGRSSVEMKVKELGRPMPDPDTVGRIVARVKELEAEGHSFESADASFELLLHEFTAGRLPLRVRAWQYTLTSGDGAVATVDVALGEGEACVTAPGGSPTAALEAALQQAVRQVQPRFPTLTAVSRRQYALAGGLRSRAQVEVTDGVRTWTTTNVGEDPITASWRAVQDAVNYALITAP, from the coding sequence ATGACCATCGACGGTTTCGACATCTACGACACGACGCTGCGCGACGGATCCCAGCAGGAGGGCCTCACCCTCTCGGTCGCGGACAAGCTCGCCATCGCCCGGCACCTCGACGACCTCGGCGTGACCTACATCGAGGGCGGCTGGCCCGGAGCCGTCCCCAAGGACACCGAGTTCTTCCGCCGGGCCGCCACCGAACTCCACCTGCGACAGTCACTGCTGGCCGGGTTCGGCGCCACCCGGTCGCCCGGCGGCAGGGCGGCCGACGACCCGATGCTCGGGGCGCTTCGCGACTCCGGCGTCCGGGCGGCCACCATCGTCGCCAAGAGCCACGACCGGCACGTCCACCTCGCGCTGCGGACCACGCCGGCCGAGAACCTCGCCATGATCCGGGACACCGTCGCGCACCTCACCGCCGAGGGCATCGCCGTCTTCCTCGCCGCCGAGCACTTCTTCGACGCGTACCAGGCGAATGCTTCTTTTGCCCTGGACTGCGTCCTGACCGCGGCCGACGCCGGAGCCGAGGTGGTCGTGCTCTGCGACACCAACGGCGGGATGCTGCCCGATCAGATCACCGAGATGGTGTCGGCGGTCGCCGCCCGCACCTCGGCGCGGCTGGGCATCCACTGCCACGACGACACGGGCTGCGCCGTCGCCAACTCGCTCGCGGCGGTGGCGGCCGGTGTGACCCACGTGCAGGGCACCGCCAACGGGTACGGCGAGCGCACCGGCAACGCCAACCTGTTCAGTGTGATCGCGGCGCTGGAGCTGAAGCGGCACCGCCCGGTGCTGCCGCCCGGCGCGATCGAGCACCTGACCGGGACCGCCCATGCGATCGGTGCCGTCACCGGCATCCCGCCGGCGCCGAGGCAGCCCTATGTCGGGTCCAACGCCTTCGCCCACAAGGCAGGGCTGCACACCTCCGCGATGAAGGCCGATCCGGCTCTCTACCAGCACATCGACCCCGCGGCGGTCGGCAACGGCACCCGGATCCTGATCTCGGAGATGGCCGGGCGCAGCTCCGTGGAGATGAAGGTCAAGGAGTTGGGCCGCCCGATGCCCGACCCGGACACGGTGGGCCGGATCGTCGCCAGGGTCAAGGAGCTGGAGGCCGAGGGGCACTCCTTCGAGTCCGCCGACGCCTCCTTCGAGCTGCTCCTGCACGAGTTCACGGCGGGTCGGCTGCCGCTGCGCGTGCGCGCCTGGCAGTACACCCTCACCTCCGGTGACGGCGCGGTCGCCACCGTGGACGTGGCTCTCGGCGAGGGCGAGGCGTGCGTGACCGCGCCCGGCGGCTCCCCGACCGCGGCGCTGGAGGCCGCGTTGCAGCAGGCGGTGCGGCAGGTCCAACCCCGGTTCCCGACGCTCACCGCGGTGAGCCGCCGCCAGTACGCCCTCGCGGGCGGGCTGCGGTCGCGGGCGCAGGTGGAGGTGACCGACGGCGTTCGCACCTGGACGACGACGAACGTCGGCGAGGACCCGATCACGGCGTCCTGGCGTGCCGTCCAGGACGCCGTCAACTACGCCCTCATCACCGCGCCGTGA